tttgttgttttttgttttgttttggcagaGGGcaagggttgttttgttttgttttttggtaccagagattgaacccagggatgcttagccattgagccacttttaattttgagacagggtcttgctaagttgcttagagcctcattaagtttctgaggctggttttgaacttgcaatcctcctgcctcagcctcccaagccaccaagattacaggcatgcgccactgcacctggcaacaaGTGTGTTATTTTCAGATACATGGGCAAATGCTTTCTGTACCTCTGCCCAGCAACTGCCCTTATTTGAGTCCAGGCCCATGTCAATGCCCAATTCAAAAGGCCATCAGAATCTGGACCAGTTTATGAGTTCAACTTGTGGCTTTAGGGAAAAGGGAGGCTAGTTCAGTCCAGTCCAAAATATTAGAGCAGACTTCATACCCAGACCACTCCAGCTGGCCCAGCTCTGAGAGAACATGTGGACCAGGAGACTCAACTGGAGGTTTGAGACTCAGTGCACTCAACCCCCTTCCCTGACACCACTGGGTCTTGGTAGAAACCAGCTTCTTCTCTGGGGAGCCAGATCAAAGTTAGGGgctttcctttttctaaattgAGCTAGGGAAAGGGGTTTGGAGGATGTGGGAAGGGGTTAAAGGAGTCTTTGTTCAGGACCTGAGTGCCACCTGCTGGTCATGTTTAGTTCCATGCACAAGGCCAAACCCAggaaagagaaactaaaaggGCACTGCCCTCCCTAGTGAGACAAGAGGTGAGGAAGCAGGAAGGCTGGTTTCTTCATGAAGATCCAGAAAGTGTGACAGAGGGTCATTTTAGAGATCCTGGGGTGCCTTAGAAAAGTCTCTTGAGTCAATATGGACCCCAACCAGGGCAGAAAGTAGCACCACCTGTGAGAGCAAAGCTGAGCCAGTCCTCAGTCCAGACAATGGCTCCAGTCTTAGTACTAGCTGTCCCCCCTTCCCCCAAACCCTATGGGGGTGAAGCATGACTGACTAGTAGACCCTAAAGGGGTAGTCTTTTTCAGCTCCCTTTTTTCAGGCACTGTGGCCACTTTGGGACCCTAGATTCAGACTGATCAAAGGTGATCTATGCCCTCCCATCATCAAGCATTGACAAAACTGGGAGTTTCTGGCCAACCCAAGAAGACCTGAGCATTTTCCAAATAGCTATGTAGCTCTTGGTAACTCCTGATAGCAGGGTCTTCATCTGTATTCTAAACTCCAGGGAAACTGACGATTTTTCCTTGGTACCAAGAAGGAAGATGGCTAACACATACCTCCAGGGAGAGGGCAAAACGGCCCATCATCCCCACCTATGCCACTGCAACATAGGCCAGTAAATCCCAGCTAAGCCCATGTATCCAGTGAGGTCTGAGGTTCTAATGACTGGCTGTACATCAAAATTACCTAGAGTGTGAGCATAATATGTATATACCTATTATACACATCTACACTAACATttattatacacacatgcacacacacatttgggCTGCTTCTATCAAGAAGCCTTTGAAATGTATTCAATCCCAGAGAGCCCACACTCAGATTGGAGTATCTTTGAGGCTCAAATAATTTCAGTCAAAATCCACAGCAAAACCTTGGACTAGGACCACTGCCTCTGCTTTTCTTCAATAATCAAAGGTGCAGATTCTCCTACTGGTAATCCAGcaacctaggaggctgaggcaggaggatcgcaatttCAGCAATGTAGCAATTTCAGTCCAgtttcagcaatgtagcaagactttgtcttaaaataaaaaatggctggggatgtagttcagagatAGACCAAGACCAACCTTGGGTTCAGTCCCGAGTACTggaaaaatcatcatcatcatcagaaaCAGCAGCAGCCTTTGAAACTCATACCCATTAAACAGAACAAAATCCCTAAAGGGGCTCAGGAATTCGTAGGACCACCCTAAGAACTCTCTAGTCCCCCAGAACCACCCCCAACCAGCTGAGACCCTCTGAGGCCTAGCAGAATGTCAGCCACAGCTGGTCCTGAATCATGCTGCCCCCAGAAGCCCAGGGACAAAAATGGCCCTGGGTCCTTCAAGAGAAATTAGTCTCTGAGTCTTGGAAAGCTTCCAGACATTCTGGACAGTTACCAGAATAGCCTATATCCACCGCATGCAGGCCTGGCCAGCCTCTGCAGACCCACTGCAGACCTGGCAGAGTCTGACCACTCATACTTGGGACCATTCATAAAAACCTCACTCTGATCTGCACTCTCCCTCTGTCCTGACTTCCTGTAGCAGGCCTCACCACACCTTGGGGCATTTGGTTCTATTCTCATGTGTGTCTCCCCAGTAAGATTTATAAACTCCTCGAAGATGGACGATCTTTTCAATTCCTCACAGtccataatgaaataaatatggaaataaaatgcaCTTTCTTTGACCCTCCCCATCCTGCCTCTTTCAAAGCATAGTGTCCTCTTGCTTCCATCTGCTCCCACTGCTGGTTCTTTAGGTGAGTGCCCTGAGAGCTTGGCAGTGCACTCCTAACTCTCTACCATTCCCTTCCACCAAGACTCGGTCCAAAGTTAAATGAAACAGCCTGTCCATTGAATAGCTCACACACAGGTGGAAAAAACAGAGACATCGTCAACGATTTTGAGAGAATCAGACAAATGCCACGAGGAGCTGTGTTTCAAGTGCTATAGAGCCCCACAGGGCCTCAGAGGAAGTTTCCTGGAGAGGATGGAGAAGCCAATTCCTACAGGTTGAGGGAAGGTGGGGGACTCAGGCCAGAAGCTGATGAAAGAGAAGACATGAGGACGTGTGTCACTCAACCCTTCAACAACATTACTGAACACCTTGCCTGTGGCAGGAAGAAGAATCTCTATTTCTTCTCGGGAAGCGGTCATATAAACAGTTTTGGTGTGAGGTGAAGCTCAGGGTACAGGGCAGTGGGCTCAAAGCCATTGTGTAAGAGGAGCTTCAGATGCAGTCAAAATTACTCTGGGAAATCTCTGAAATTGCCAAGTCCTAAGTCTTTAGAAGCTCCCAGGAcaataatttgtgtttttcttggCTTCAGAGCTCTGCCTGGCCTCTGTTTCTCCGGGCAATGAAGGACAAGGCttattttcaaaaggaagaatGACTAGAATAAATAAGAGGGTTTTCATCATgatttttattcaaaagaattatatTAAGTTAAATGTACCTAGGCTGTTTCATGTGATAAATATGCTTAGGGTTGAGAGGGAGTGTGAGGGGAGCAAGTCCAGAGGATGCCAAGCTGGGCCCCTTCTCTACAGCACGCTTCTCACACCCGACTGTGCCTGCAGGCCTTCTGGGTATCTTGGTCCAaggcagattctgattcagtgggtCTGGGGTAGGGTGCAGGAGTTGGAGTTATAATAAGCAGATGCCCATGTAGCCCCAGGGCTTTGGTCCAGGGACTGGGGAACAGTGAATAAACGGACTCTGCAGTGGGAGCAGCACCGTGGACAGGGTGAGTGGGGAGTGGCCACCAGATTCTCAATGGGGGAATGAAGTGGTAGTTAAGGCTGGAGTGGTGGGGTTCATTTAGGAGTTGGATAAGTGGTAGAGAAGGGGTCACATTCAGCTGCTTACAGGGGACTGGGTTGCCTATGGGGAAGTGGGCTATGTGTATTCATTCTTACTTCACAGAGATACTTTGTATATTATGCATGGGGGGAAATTCTTGACCCTAGAAAAATGAACTATCACAATTCTCAGAATACAAGGTCCTTTTGGTCTATGTTGTTTCTACATTTCTGATAAAGACTTAGTTACAAGAAATGGTTCCCTCTTAACAGTGACAAACAGCAGACACTTGGCCTCTctgtggggatggggatgggggatAGGGAAGCAGTCCACCTGATGACCAGAGGTGGGCACCCCTACTCAGCTCCAGCTTGGTTGTGGTGCCAGAACACAGGCCCACAGTTGCCCAAAACCAGAAATCCCATATTGTTTGTATGAAGCTTCCAACTTTAAAATATTGGACACTAACTCAAAATTGTTTCCAACACTGTGAGTACTAAAGAGCTCAAGCATATGAGGTTGAAGAGGCCAACAGTGTCCTGTTTACAACTGTTGGCTAAAAGCGTTTGAAGCTGGGGTGTAGATGGCCAGGCCTACTTTTAGATGGATTCTGACCACAGCAGTGTCAGAGATGGATTGTGGGAGGGAGGAGCTGGAAAATAGAAGGCCTCTAAGGAGGCTCCTGGTAGCTTTGGCTAGAGAGAAGTCCCAGGGTGGGAACATCTAGGCATCTGGAGGAGGGAGGGTTGAGGCATGAGCAGATATGTACTGGAGGGAGAGTAGACTGGCTGGGGCAACCCGACAGGTTTCCAAATCAAGTGACTGGGGACCAGGGTGACATTCACCACAATAATAAATACAGGAACAGAAATATGCTTTAAGAGAAGGTTCTGGACAAGTGGAATTTAGGTGCCTCTGGGTTAGCCAATAGGTCATGGGAGTAGGGAGTCTGAAGTCAGAGGTAAAGCTTAATTAGCTTTCTAAAACACAGAATCTGATGAGATTACTATCACTTAATATCCTCTGATGGCTTCCCATTGACTAAATAGAAAATCCAGACTCCTCATCCTGGTAAACAAAGCCCTTCCAGATCTGTGTCTGCCAACCTCAGTGTTCCACACCCCAACACAGAAACCTGCTCCCCAGGCCTGCTGAACAACTCTGAGTTCCAGGAATAAGCTGTGTCTTTGTTCTTGTTAGGCCTTAGGCCTGCGATGCCTTTCTACCACATCCCTTTGTGTGTCTGGAAAATTCCTACTCCCGTCAGGTTCCAACATCTCTACTCTGAACCTTTAACTGACCCTGCCAAGCAGAAGTGAGCACACCCTTGTTTGTGCcattcttgaatttttatatgCTGCTTTTACTGCCCCATCTCTCCCTGCTGAAGGAATTTGCCCATCTAAACTCCTGGAATGCAGAGACCACATCTTAACTTTGTACCACATCCTAGCACAGATCCGGTGTATAGAAGACACTagttaaatgtttaaagaataagTGCCCCTTCTCTAGGAGGGTGAACTGCAAAGCTGGTCTGAAGGCagtgtgttttctcatttcccCAGGGGGTATCCAGCTCCTCCTCTGTCTGCTGCTGAAGGACAGCATGAGGCCCCAGGTCTGACCTCACCTCTGTTCTTTCTTTGCAGCTGGGGTATGGCCGTCAATGTGTACTCCACATCTGTGACCAGTGAAAATCTGAGTCGCCATGATATGCTTGCATGGGTCAATGACTCCCTGCACCTCAACTATACCAAGATAGAACAGCTCTGTTCAGGTaggaggtggggatggggagcaGCTCTGCTGCAGGGAAAGGAAGCCAGGGTGTGAAGGCAGAAGAGTACAGCAAATAAGGTTTCTTGTCATTAGTATGAAGAAGAGCTGGAAAGCCAAAGTAGTCACAGTGCTTGAAGCTGAAGTCAGGAAACAAGCAGAAAAAGTGAAGAGGCAGAGAGGCGCCCATGGGGGGGTCAAAAAACAGGCCACAGGTTAACAGCACAGGGTCAGTGTAGCTGCTGTGGGTCCAGCTCTCAGCTCCTATACTGCTGGTGCAGCTCTAGGAACATCATTACATCTCTCAaggtttcatttttctcatctgtacagtGGCAATCCCATCAACTATCTACCTAGGGTCACTGTTAGGATTGAGCCACATTTACACAGTGTTCAGAATGGTGGTAGCATACAGTATgcagcaatagtaacaaatagGCATATTCTTAGAAAGCTGGGGGGAAATTGGCTGTGTCTAACTGGTAAGTAGTATGATTGGCCTCACCCCATGACAAGGAGAGAGATGAGGGTCCAGGTCAGGGGAGTAGACCAGCACAGGGCCTGTGGGAGTGAGAGAACAGCTGAAGGGGAGCAGCTGGGACCTGCCTCAGTCAGCCGTGCCTCTCCACAGGGGCAGCCTACTGCCAGTTCATGGACATGCTCTTCCCTGGCTGTGTGCACTTGAGGAAGGTCAAGTTCCAAGCCAAACTAGAACATGAATACATCCACAACTTCAAGGTGCTGCAAGCAGCTTTCAAGAAGATGGGTGTTGACAAAGTAGGTGCCTGCCACTCTGGGGCCCTGAGGAGCTATGTACCCAGGGAAGAAGATGGCCCACCAGCTGGAGTGATGGGCTGCTTGGGTcactccagtgtgtgtgtgtgtgtgtgttcactccCTCCTCCACCCAACTCTCCAAAGGAAATGCTTCCCCAGCCCAAAGCACAGTGGGACCCACCACCACTTGCCATCCCTTTCTCCTCCACAGACCCCACACCCCTAAATACTCAGGCACTGGACACCACTCCTGTTGTGTGTCTCTGGAGGGCTGCAGAAATCTCCTTGCTCACTTCCCCGCCTCAATAGTCCCAGGGCTGTGGGTCTTGAGCTTTCAGCTCACGTGCAGGCAGCAGAACCAAGAGACATCCATACACAGTCCTTCCTGAGCCGATGGGAGAAGGATGGCTTCTGGATCACTGGCCGGCCTGCCAGCCTGCCTGTCTGTTCTGGTGCCATGGGAGGGGGGCAGGTGGAGAAGGTGGGCAATGCTGCGGCCCAGGGCTGGCTTTCCTGAGAGCAGCGGTCCTCTCACAGAGGAAGGTGGCCCTGCGCAGCAGGTGGCTAAAGTGCTCTGCTTATGTGGTCTATTTCAGATCATTCCTGTAGAAAAATTAGTGAAAGGAAAATTCCAAGATAATTTTGAGTTTATTCAGTGGTTTAAGAAATTCTTTGACGCAAACTATGATGGAAAGGATTACAACCCTCTGCTGGCGCGGCAGGGCCAGGACGTAGCACCACCTCCTAACCCAGGTGATCAGATCTTCAACAAATCCAAGAAACTCATTGGCACAGCAGGTAACGTGCCCGAGCTGGGGGAGGGAGTTTGGGGGGCCAGGCCGGCAGGACTCAACAGCCAGAAGTGCCCCCAGGGCCGCCGGCCTGGCCTTACCAGCCTGGAGGAGACTGTTATCACGGAGTTCAGATGGCGCCGCCTGCTGCCTGCTTGTTGGGAATCTCAGGAAGGGGTGAGAGGGCTCCAAAACCCACTCTGAAAGCCACCTGCACCAGCACAGTGGCACCTGAGGCCCAGGGAACTTTGTTTCCTATCCTAGCATGAGCTAACTTGTTTGCCTTCAAGATCACAGGCAGCAAAGTGGCATGATTTCTCTGTCCAAGTTCATTAAGCCAAGGCCTTATACCAGCACCATAGTCCCTTCCTGTCCCTGCCCTTTGTATACACAGGGGCAGGAGTTTGCCAAGCTGGATCCTATCTCCCCCCATTCCAAGGCCCTTAGTGCGAAGTCCTCAAGAGATGAATCTCTAGAATGAGCCTTTGTCTGTGTGCTAAAGGGGCAGGGGAAGAAGCAATAGGGCCTTTGGGGGGACAGCAAGgttggggaggaagagagaggagcagCCCCAGCCTACATCTGACTCGTCATAGCAGAGCCGCCTCCTCTGTTTGCGCTGCTGTCCCGCCTGGGCCTGTCCCCACTCACCTGCTTGCTTTGCATTAGAAGCAGCCGCTCTATCTAGGGAGGTGAAGTGGCTAGAAAGCAAGTGGCCATAGCATGCAGGCTATGCTCGGAGGAGCTGGGGTCCCTGCCCAGCTGTGTGGCTAGAGGGTCCAGCCCAGCAGAGGGCAATAGAGCCCATCCTAAGACAGGGA
The sequence above is a segment of the Marmota flaviventris isolate mMarFla1 chromosome 14, mMarFla1.hap1, whole genome shotgun sequence genome. Coding sequences within it:
- the Mapre3 gene encoding microtubule-associated protein RP/EB family member 3 isoform X2 — encoded protein: MAVNVYSTSVTSENLSRHDMLAWVNDSLHLNYTKIEQLCSGAAYCQFMDMLFPGCVHLRKVKFQAKLEHEYIHNFKVLQAAFKKMGVDKIIPVEKLVKGKFQDNFEFIQWFKKFFDANYDGKDYNPLLARQGQDVAPPPNPGDQIFNKSKKLIGTAVPQRTSPTGPKNMQTSGRLSNVAPPCILRKNPPSARNGGHETDAQILELNQQLLDLKLTVDGLEKERDFYFSKLRDIELICQEHESENSPVISGIIGILYATEEGFAPPEDDEIEEHQQEDQDEY
- the Mapre3 gene encoding microtubule-associated protein RP/EB family member 3 isoform X1, whose product is MAVNVYSTSVTSENLSRHDMLAWVNDSLHLNYTKIEQLCSGAAYCQFMDMLFPGCVHLRKVKFQAKLEHEYIHNFKVLQAAFKKMGVDKIIPVEKLVKGKFQDNFEFIQWFKKFFDANYDGKDYNPLLARQGQDVAPPPNPVPQRTSPTGPKNMQTSGRLSNVAPPCILRKNPPSARNGGHETDAQILELNQQLLDLKLTVDGLEKERDFYFSKLRDIELICQEHESENSPVISGIIGILYATEEGFAPPEDDEIEEHQQEDQDEY